Genomic segment of Syntrophus gentianae:
GTTATACCCAGGAAACCGCCAGAAAAAAGGGGATCGCCTTCCGGCCCGAATCAGAGGCTTACGCGGGAAAGGAGAACCCCGTGGGAATCCGGTTCCGGGGCATCGTACGCTGGGCGACCCCGGTCGTCGACGCCGGCCGGATTGTCGGTTATGTCACCCTGGCTCTGGACCATGCCCATCTCAACGAATTCACCCGCACCATCGTGCCCACGGACGAGCGTTACACGGCCATCAACGACGCCTCTTCAGGCAACTATGCCTTTATATGGGATTACAAGGGGCGCAGCATCTGCCATCCACGGCATCACAGCATCTGTGGCTACGATTCAAAAACGGGTGAAGCGGCGACGCCCTGGCTGGACGCGGAGATCTATGAATCCTGGAAGAAGAGCGGCTTGGAACTCAGTAAATTCCTGAGCCAGACACCATCGTTCTCATCGCCCTCGCTCAAAAGAAAGCCCGCGGCGGAACTGACCAAAGCGGGCTGGGTCGGACTGGACGGGCGCTTCCTCAACTTCGCCCCCCAGTGCAAGGGATGGCATGAACTGACGAGCAAAGGCGGCTCCGGTTCGTTTCTGATCTTCTGGACCGGATTGTGGAAACTCACCACGGCCGCCACGATTCCTTACTACACGGGCCAGTATGCCGCTTCGCCGCGGGGTTTCGGATATGTGACGATCGGCGCCGACGTGAACGAGTTTCATGCCGCCGCCACGGAATCGGCGAAACAGCTGCAGACCCTCTCCGAGGATTATGCCAGAAGAGTCGATGCGGAAAATAAACTGGCCCAGCAGGAAATCCGGAACTCCCTGGCGACAACAGCCCAGACCCTCAGCCTTTCCACAGTGCTGATGGTGGGGGTCGTCATCATCGTGGCGATCTGGATGGCTGCAGTGCTGACGCGACGGATCACCGCCATGATCTCCGGCATCCGCCTCTTCCAGAGCGGCCACATGGACCATCGCCTGGACGCGAGATTGAATGATGAAATGGGAGATCTGTCCCGTTCCTTCAACGAAATGGCCGATGAATTGCAATCCTCGATTCATCGGGTTGTTGAAAGCGAACTGCGGGAAAAGACCAAGGAAAAGGATGCACTCATCGCCTATAATGCAGGTCTTTTTGAATCGGCCAGCTCCTACTTTCACAATATCGGCAATTCCCTGGCCGGCATTAACGGCAAGCTGCTCAATATCCGCAAGGTCCTGGAATCCAGCGCCCAGTATCCGGAGGCGTTCCGGATGCTGCGTGAGGCGCACGACGCAGCGATGGCCAGTGGAGGGAAGGCGGACCGCACTCCCGAACTGCTGGCGCGCCTGGAGGAGATCCTGCTTTCGCGGGCATTGCCCCGCATTGCGGAAAATCTGGACGCCATTGTCAAAGCCCAGGATCAAATGGTGCAGACCATCAAGTTCCAGCAGGACATGTTCAACTCGTCCCGGCAGCGCAACGTGAAATTTGTGCAGGCCATCAACCTGGCCGAGCTGATCGAAAATGTGGTGGAGGATTTTCAGCCGACCCTGACAAAGCATAAAATTTCTGTACATATGGAACTGGATCGTGAGATAAGCGTAAAAAATCAGAAGAACCCCTTGATTCACGGGTTCACCAACCTGATCAAAAATGCAATCGAAGCCATCGACGCCGGAACAAACGAGAAGCGGGAAATCCGGATTTCCTTGTCCGGCAAACCCGGCGAAGGCGAACGGGCGGTTGTCCGGATCGTGGACAGCGGCATCGGAATCCGTCCGGAGGATCTGTCCTTCCTCTTCAACGCCGGATTCACCACCAAAAGCGACGGTCATGGGCTGGGGTTGCATTCGTTTGTGAATTTTCTGAATGAGAATAACGGATCGATCAAGGTCGTCAGTCCGGGCCAGAATCAGGGCGCGGAATTCATTATGGAGATAGGCAATGAATAAGCGACTTTTAATTGCTGATGATGATGTGCAACTGTTGGAATACTATCGGAACATTTTCGAACAGGACGACAGCCTGAATTTCCTCAGCCAGGACAATGCAGAGGAGCCCTTCGTCGTCCACACCTTTCCCGACGGAGCACAACTGGTCGATTTCTTCCTCTCAGAGCACAGGAAAAAAGAAAGAATCCCTCTTTGTCTGCTGGATATGCGCATGACCAACATGGATGGTCTGACGGCCGCGGAGACCATCCGGGCGGCAGACCCCGAGGTCATGATCATCATCGTTACGGCCTATACGGACGTCACCCCCGCCGAAATGAGGACGCGCCTCCAGGACGATATCTATTACGTAAAAAAACCCTTCAATGAGGACGAACTGTACTCCCTCGTCACATCCCTGCTGAAAAACTGGAACATCCAGCAGGCATTGCGGAAAAGCGAGGGGAACTACCGGCGCCTGCTGGAGCAGTCCAATGAAGGCATCGTCACCATTGACGCCCAGGGGGCCATTTCCTTTGTCAATGCAACGTTGTCCAAAATGCTCGGCTACAATCTGGAGGAGCTGAACGGTCGACCCTTTGTTGATTTCGTGGACCAAGACAATGAGAATTTAATCAGAGAAAAGATTGCCCGACGCATCCAGGGCCTGAGCGAACGCTATGAGACGGAGCTGATCCGGAAAGATGGCGAGGCGGTCTCCGTCATGCTCTCCGCTTCCCCCATGTACGCAGAAAAGGGCGTCTATTCCGGATCATTCGGCGTGATTACCGACATCTCGGAGAGCAAACGGGCTTTCGAGTTTCTGCGGAAGGCCAAGGAAGAAACGGAGCTTGTTAACCAGCGCCTTCAAAAGAGCACCGAAGAATCCCTGCAACTGGCACTGAAGGCGGAGAGCGCCAATAAGGCCAAGAGCGAATTTCTCGCCAACATGAGCCATGAGATCCGCACGCCGCTGAACGGCATCCTCGGGTTTCTGGAGCTGCTTTCAACGGATGGCCGACTGACGGAACGGCAGCAGAAATACACCGCCACGGCACTCGCCTCGGGGGACACCCTCTTGCAGCTGATCAATGACATCCTGGATTTCTCGAAGATCGAAGCAGGGAAAATGGAACTTTATGTCACGGAATTCGACCTGATGGGACTTGTGACAGAGGTAGCCGACTTCTTCTCAAGCCAGGCTTATAAAAAGGGGGTTCAACTGACCTGCCATTTCGCCAAAGGAACGCCTTCCATCCTTATGGGAGATCCGGTGCGCCTGCGCCAGGTGCTTATAAATCTTCTGGGAAATGCGGTCAAATTCACCGAAAAAGGGGAAATCTCACTCCACGTCTTTCTCGAGGGAGAAGAGGGACAGACAGCTCTTATCCGGTTTGAGGTAAGGGACACGGGCATCGGAATTGCCCCTGATGCCCGGTCGAGCATCTTCAGGGCCTTTGCCCAGGAAGATGGATCCACGACACGGAGATACGGAGGAACTGGCCTGGGGCTGGCTATTGCCGGGCAACTTGTCCAGATGATGGGAGGAAAGATCAGCGTTGCGAGCGTACCGGGAATAGGCTCCTCCTTCCGGTTTACAGCCCGGCTGGAAAAACGGCAGAGTCCTTACATCGCAGCGGAATTCTGCGCCCCGTCTTCCCAGGAACCTCAGATCAGCGAACCCGAGGATAAACAGACAGACCAGAAGCCCTTCGCTTCTTTCCGCATCCTTCTGGTGGAAGACAATCCCGTCAACCAGGCTCTGACCACAGCGATGCTTGCCTATTTCGGCTGTCAGGCCGACCTGGCGGAAAATGGCCTGGATGCCCTGACAAAAGTGGCCGCCGAACGGTATGACTTGATTCTGATGGACTGTCAGATGCCGGAAATGGATGGGTACGAAGCAACCGCGGCCATCCGGGAAGAAGAGGCCACCTCCCGCGAGCATGGCGAGCCAGGGCATGTCCCGATCGTTGCCCTTACAGCCCATGCCCTGGATGGTGATCGGGAAATCTGCCTGATGGCAGGGATGGATGATTACCTGAGCAAACCCTTTAAAGTCGAAGAACTCCGGTCCATTCTTTCAAGATGGCTGATTTCCCCTCCGGTAAAGATGGAAGAGGCGGAAACGGGAAGCGTCGAGACGTCATCCGGCAGATCTCGAAACAATTGATCCTCTCTTCCCCTCGATAGCCACAAAGTCCCTCGGTCTCATTTCTTTTCCGGATGAACCATTTTTGCCGGGACAAAGTAAAATTTTAATTTACAGCAGAGACCCTGCGCTGTAAAATAGTTGGAGAAAATGAAGAGAGGAAGGCCATCCATGGACGAGCGCGGCAGAGAATTCAAGCCATACATTCT
This window contains:
- a CDS encoding sensor histidine kinase codes for the protein MDQNKEFPNTTPSTLSPDGRVQKRPFWLGLRGKLIAIFVAIKVIPLILLCWLAWHQVDSLGRQIERRTALMVNQARTLVKEVGRKAGEDSIRALDVKSREAIERLTTDTARQVADFLYQRDQQVLIASHLPPTEGYYRQFLQPLTRSLLDHGKWEFKGNQWVPAEQGRTQAETVMTEVEDNRTDWHYRPPERQGRPVSIPLYAEMTFVGIDGMEKLKITTVPWLSPKLQNIKKRENTFCKAETYGSALSRLKPGEVYVSEVIGAYIPSRIIGRYTQETARKKGIAFRPESEAYAGKENPVGIRFRGIVRWATPVVDAGRIVGYVTLALDHAHLNEFTRTIVPTDERYTAINDASSGNYAFIWDYKGRSICHPRHHSICGYDSKTGEAATPWLDAEIYESWKKSGLELSKFLSQTPSFSSPSLKRKPAAELTKAGWVGLDGRFLNFAPQCKGWHELTSKGGSGSFLIFWTGLWKLTTAATIPYYTGQYAASPRGFGYVTIGADVNEFHAAATESAKQLQTLSEDYARRVDAENKLAQQEIRNSLATTAQTLSLSTVLMVGVVIIVAIWMAAVLTRRITAMISGIRLFQSGHMDHRLDARLNDEMGDLSRSFNEMADELQSSIHRVVESELREKTKEKDALIAYNAGLFESASSYFHNIGNSLAGINGKLLNIRKVLESSAQYPEAFRMLREAHDAAMASGGKADRTPELLARLEEILLSRALPRIAENLDAIVKAQDQMVQTIKFQQDMFNSSRQRNVKFVQAINLAELIENVVEDFQPTLTKHKISVHMELDREISVKNQKNPLIHGFTNLIKNAIEAIDAGTNEKREIRISLSGKPGEGERAVVRIVDSGIGIRPEDLSFLFNAGFTTKSDGHGLGLHSFVNFLNENNGSIKVVSPGQNQGAEFIMEIGNE
- a CDS encoding hybrid sensor histidine kinase/response regulator, whose product is MNKRLLIADDDVQLLEYYRNIFEQDDSLNFLSQDNAEEPFVVHTFPDGAQLVDFFLSEHRKKERIPLCLLDMRMTNMDGLTAAETIRAADPEVMIIIVTAYTDVTPAEMRTRLQDDIYYVKKPFNEDELYSLVTSLLKNWNIQQALRKSEGNYRRLLEQSNEGIVTIDAQGAISFVNATLSKMLGYNLEELNGRPFVDFVDQDNENLIREKIARRIQGLSERYETELIRKDGEAVSVMLSASPMYAEKGVYSGSFGVITDISESKRAFEFLRKAKEETELVNQRLQKSTEESLQLALKAESANKAKSEFLANMSHEIRTPLNGILGFLELLSTDGRLTERQQKYTATALASGDTLLQLINDILDFSKIEAGKMELYVTEFDLMGLVTEVADFFSSQAYKKGVQLTCHFAKGTPSILMGDPVRLRQVLINLLGNAVKFTEKGEISLHVFLEGEEGQTALIRFEVRDTGIGIAPDARSSIFRAFAQEDGSTTRRYGGTGLGLAIAGQLVQMMGGKISVASVPGIGSSFRFTARLEKRQSPYIAAEFCAPSSQEPQISEPEDKQTDQKPFASFRILLVEDNPVNQALTTAMLAYFGCQADLAENGLDALTKVAAERYDLILMDCQMPEMDGYEATAAIREEEATSREHGEPGHVPIVALTAHALDGDREICLMAGMDDYLSKPFKVEELRSILSRWLISPPVKMEEAETGSVETSSGRSRNN